GTGCGGGAGGATTGGGCTGGATCTGCTACAAACCGGATGGAACTATGATGTTCAAAGGCACGACGGCCCAACCAGTCATTGCCTCGGCCTTGGTTGCTGAAGCTTTGGCATTGAAAGCAGCTATTGAAGCAGCGATTTCATATGGTGTGAAAGACTTGGTCTGTTTCTCAGACAATAAAAGTCTAATCAACTTGATTACAGGAAACACGTCTATGATCTCTCTCCATGGAATCCTTCATGATATTGGTGTTTTGCGCCAATCTGTTTCCTCTATCTCTTTTAAGTTTGTGAGTCGAAATTGTAATACGGTAGCTGATGGCCTAGCCAAGTCAGCTCTCTTCTCTGTTTCGAACTCTCCCCCTGGGAATCCAAACTCTATTTCGTAATTTtaatttgaagaagaatggtttgatcaaaaaaaaagatcaatgtCTTCTTAAATTCATTGAGATCACCAATGATCTACCAAAAAATAaggaataaaagaaaaaaactctcgacttttattaatcaaatataaataactatataaatttaatataattagtaaaatgaataataagatatttgaaaatatttcaaatacttATCTGCAACAGGTTTCATACCCTTGTCCAATTTCAATgataaacttttcaaaaatgtcatataaaatatcaaagaaatagccataaatgaaaacatatctataattataatttttggaAGTTTTATTAGTCGGTAGTTTGACTAATAGTTCATTAATGTTTTTTCACTGGGTGATCGGGTCCATAtcttaaaagaaattataattttacCAGCAAGCCTGCTGttcaatatattaaataaaaaagtcaAAATCAAAGGGAAAAATAAGAAGTTAATACAGTCAAACACATTTCCAAAATGAGAATCgaaataaggaaaaaaataagagaaggaAATGAAGCCGTGACCCTGACTTTTATCTATAAATTTAACTCGCCTTCGTCCTATTTGCTCCACATTTTTTAGTTTAATCGTTCATTTTCTGTAAGTTTTCAAGATTATTATTTGAACTAcgcttttattttgattttctctTTGCATTATAAGATAATTCTCTTATTTTTCGAAATAATTGTTtctgtttagatttttttggtgAAAGACCTTCACAACTCTCCTCAatggtttattattttatattattatattcgCTAACTCTGTTTACCGTTTTAGGAAACCTAGTTAATTCATAATTTCCAACTCAATTATTATACTTTTTGATGAATTGTGATTCATCTTTAATAGGTTCGACGTTCATTgacttttttaaatatttacagATTCAtacaatataaaacaaacatcaACCATGGTTTCAAACACTCATGAGGACGGTCAGATTGTGGTATCAGAAAATATCACATTGACATCTCCACCTAGTTTAGTTTATCCGATCTTTAACTAATGCATCTTATCTCATCGAATAATGTTTTTGCAGATGATTGTATGTGATACATGTGGTGAGCTAGGATATGAAGATTTACTTGTCATTTGTAGCAAATGCAAAGTTGGTGCTGAACATACGtacgttatatatttttttcagtgACCTATACAATGTTTTGATAATGCAATTAGATAACCAAATTTTGTTACTGTATTTTTCTCATCCCTTGTATTATTTTAGCTACTGCATGGTGGTAAAAGTCGACGTTCCCCCCGAGGAATGGATTTGCTATGATTGCACTGAAGATAGAGATGGAGTGCCAGAAGGAGAAGAAACTAGCTCCATGGAAAGGAGAGTTGAATcctatattgatttttttaaggtAATCACTACTATAATACAACGTATTTACACACAGAAGAAACTTTTTGTAAAAATTGGTTGTCCAaagaaaccaaaatattttttgtttttttttctttccttttgcaGATGGAAGAAAGAACATTATCTCAAGAACAGCCTGATTTGTTGAGCACAAATCTTAATATAGATCTGAATGCAGACCCCAATAATATCGATCTCAATGCAGACCCCAACAGAGACATGAACGAGGAACCTAGCtccagaaaaagaaaaattggacCCTCTGATGATCTTTCTAAGGCAAACCATAACAGCACACATATatgcaaaatatgtttttatgagCCAAAAGTCccaatttttccaaaaaaatatgaaaaccacTCTGtgtttgtttcctttttgtAGTTGACAGAAGAAGCATCATCTCAAGCTGATTTGTTGAACAGAAGAAGTCGTCCAAGAATGGGGTTGGACTTGAACAAAGAACCTAACCCAGATTATGAAGAAGACCCCAACAGAGATATTGACGAGGAACCTAGCtccagaaaaagaaaaattggacCCTCTGATGATCTTTCTAAGGCAAACCATAACACCACAAATATatgcaaaatatgtttttatgagCCAAAAGTCCCATTTTTtccaagaaaatatgaaaaccactctgtatttgtttcctttttgtaGTTGACAGAAGAAGCATCATCTCAAGCTGAATTGTTGAACAGAAGAAGTCGTCCAAGAATGGGGTTGGACTTGAACAAAGAACCTAACCCAGATTATGAAGAAGACCCTAACATTGGTCTGATGTAAATGTAGGTCTTAACATAGATCTGAACGCAGACCCTATATAGATCTCGTTGTGGATCCCTAATATGAACTTATCCAGTTATCCTGAGACTGTAGTATATCTATTTGATTTGAATttctagtaatttttaaaataataaattagtaaaaGTGTCATTTAAGTTTATTTGTGACAATATTATGTTGACTAATAAGAACAACAAACGCTTTTTtctgttaaaatatatttgaaaagatTGTAAGTCATAACAAAAcaatctataatataatgagGCAGTTGAGCCGCCACATCAGCGTTTTGGTGGattccacttttaaaaagtatgAAAAATGAGTATGTGGCTcaaacccgggttattgagctATAAACACTAACATTTATATCACtaaactaaaggatactttgtacattgatggtcgaaactaatatatatttataaaggtTGAAACCTTTGCTTCTTCAGTTTTTTCTGTGGGCCGGGCCTACAAATGTATTAcgagtttcattttaaatgaggTTCATCACGTTAATCTTCTATTTATCACATTTATTtagtataattgtttttaattgatttcatgattttttattaaataatattatttgcagattccgtgattcatgggtttattcCCGCCGGACGTGATAATCATTATATACCATCTTTGAAAGttggttccattgtgaaagtcgatcgttttgaagTTGCTAattgctcaagcatgtacaagataattgatcatccattcctcattcgtttcacctcaccaactattattgatgaagtcattgcgggtgctcctgagatcaatctccaatCATTATTAAAATGTTTGACAATTTTCAAGTGATTGCAAACACAAACCTAAAACTCTcatgtatattattatattgcatctgggtttataatatgtttcgttatcataactgatatttaaactcgcataTGTGGTTGGGAAAATCCGTTTTGTCCAAGGCTTTGATCTtagcaaagaaacaactcgagtcgttatccgtctcctcattgatgaaacaatcaacacacaattcCCTTTATACTattatctatattgtgctaacatcaataatcaaaaatatttcctacccaAATTTTGTGGTCGTCTACttatctcccttacttatcgaactaattttacacaaacctttattttacagcttgaaaaaaatcacaacaacctaaacaatcaaaacaccaaaaactagaatttcaaaaaagacaaatcattaatgatcacctttcttttgttgtcTAATCTTaagaataaacttcaaaacaaatataccaaaccaatcacatcaactaaaactcaacgacacataaaTCAAGTCatctaaacaaatacaaactacatggccagctatttaataatttacaaatttactttcacaacgacacatacatcaaATCAgttaaataaatacaaactacacgatcagctatttaacaatttacaaacttatttTCGCAACGACGAAACAACAATAAATCTTTCTTGAAATGTGAGATGGCAGAATATCAAAGACGAAAGTCACTACATAAAGCAGTCATTGCTCTTCTTTGGAGATGCAAATTGTTAATCTCTCAACTAAATGATAATTTAGAAGCTTTAACATGATAATTTGAATTAATACGATCGGCAAATGGAAGTCTATGTTCACTTACAATATGTGGAATATGAATGTTTTCACAATACTTTATGAATGAAATATATTTACCAATATTTCACTTTAATAAGATttcaaacaatatataaaaaaatttaaatgtccGTTTTCACACCCCTTAACTCCCACCAGTTTTTCCTTCCAAATCCGACAAGTCAAGTCACTAGTCTAGAAGTATATAAAGTTTTTGAAACTCAACGTCAGctgaaaatttaataaaaatgtatttagattccatttgatcaaaaaaaatatatatatatttagattccATATTTGCACTGCACTCTTCCAGTCTCACCTatgttcttctcttctttatttacctttaatactttgtttATTTCCATATATACCCTTCATCGTCCCTCAAATTCGATCTCTCTCCCCCTCTGCTTCACCAATAAatacggagagagagagagagagagtttttgaGATCATCGTCGTCGTCACTCGTCACCATGCCTTCCGAGTTAACTCAGGAAGAACGATCCGAACTCACCCAATCCATCTCCGAGTTTCACACTTACCACCTCGGTCCCGGAAGCTGCTCCTCGCTCCACGCGCAGAGAATCCACGCGCCGCCGGAGATCGTCTGGTCAGTCGTCCGTCAATTCGACAAACCGCAGACCTACAAGCACTTCATCAAGTCCTGCTCCGTCGAAAAAGCATTCGAGATGCGCGTCGGGTGCACGCGCGACGTGATCGTGATCAGCGGGTTGCCGGCGAACACGTCGACGGAGAGGCTCGACGTGCTCGACGACGAGAGGCGAGTGACGGGGTTCAGCATCATCGGAGGCGAGCACAGGCTGAGGAATTACAAGTCGGTGACGACGGTGCACAGGTTCGAGAAGGAGAAGCGGATATGGACGGTGGTTCTTGAGTCGTACGTTGTGGATATGCCGGAAGGGAACTCGGAAGAGGATACGCGTATGTTTGCTGATACTGTCGTTAAACTCAATCTGCAGAAACTCGCGACGGTCACTGAAGCTATGGCTCGTAACGCCGGCGGCGGGAAATAACATTCACATATGATATACTTGTTTATTCAGAAgacaaaataacaattttatttaaaaactatatattacgAAAATTTATCTATGTTTCGGAATTTTAAGTTTtgaggaaaaataaaatatactattaaagATGGTCTAAACCTTGGTTTGGTAAGTATATTCTTGCGGAGTCAGTCAAGACTTTCGTCTACGCAAACAAATTGTCATGAAACCATACTAGAAAGGTCGATTATACGTATAAAACAGATAGATCCAAAATGGATTCTTGTGTTTTTTGTGTACGTTGTTTTAGTTGGTTAATAAATTAAACCGTTGAAGTATCGTGATAAATTATTTCACGgtatttttttgggtaaaaggTTGATTTTTCACGTTTATTTAGTTGCATTCTATACTTTACCCGTGCTGAACAACATAACTTTATTGAAGAATCGTGATTTGTCCTCTTCTCTTGAAACTAACTTATGTATGTTTGATTagaaaattgtttaatatattgttatatttatGTACTCCTCCATTTGGAATTCTTTGTTTACTAATGATTACCCAAGAATCATGGCATGATTTCATTGGAAGGAATGATTTATACATCTATATATGTAGCTATTTATAATGAATACAAATTATTAACCAATCCACAAtaatgtgaaatatttgttgggataagcttgaaagaaaaggaaacttgaGTTAGAAGTTATCCACCTAATCCTACCGAGTTATGGAATATAGGAATACTAGTatgtttaggagttatctagatATACTACCTATTAGGATTAGGAATTATAAAtctctatataagaagatgcAAGTGTGTTGCATAGCTTATGAGTTTAGAGATTGAGCTTAAGTTTTGAGTGAGTTTCTTGAGCATTAATAAAGAGAGTTATTCTTTATACAATCTTTGaattctatatttggtatcagagcttaggAAGAGATGAGTAGTGATATCGTTACCACAACCGTGAAACCTAAAGATGGAGCATCATCATCTATCAAGTGTCCCATGCTGAATGCAACAAACTATACAGTGTGGGTCATTCGAATGAAGATGGCGCTTAAGGTACACAAAGTGTGGGAGGCGATTGATGAAGAAACAACTACAGGAGAGAAAAACGATCTAGCCATTGCGTTATTATTCCAGTCAATTCCGGAGACACTTATCTTACAAATTGGAGTACTCGATACAGCGAAGAAGGTTTGGGAAGCAATCAGAGCAAGGTACGTTGGTGCGGAAAGAGTAAGAGAAGCCCGTCTCCAAACATTGATGAATGAGTTTGATCGTCTCAAGATGAAAGAGACAGAGACAATAGATGACTTTAGCGGCAAACTAGCAGAGATTTCTTCAAAATCAGCGGCTCTAGGAGTAAGCATGGAAGAACCAAAACTTGTTAAAAAGTTTCTGAGTTGTCTTCCACGGAAAAAATATATCCATATTGTAGCTTCACTAGAACAGGTACTGGATCTCAACGACACCAGTTTTGAAGACATTATAGGCCGACTTAAAGTCTATGAAGAGAGGGtacttgaagatgaagaaccgcAAGAAGATACAAGCAAGCTGATGTATTCAAGTTCTGAAGCACAACCAACACAACAAAATCGTGATTACAATCAAGGATTTCGGAACAGAGGACGTGGAGGAAGATCGTATTACAGAGGACGTGGTCGAGGACGATATTATGGACCTAGAGATCCATCGCGTGTCACATGTTATCGTTGTGACAAGATAGGTCACTATGCTAGTGATTGCCCTGATCGTTTACTTAAGCTACAGGAAACTCAAGAGAACGGAAGTGACACACAAGATGCAGACGAGTTGATGATGCATGAGGTCGTCTACTTAAACGAGAAGAACTGTCTCCCGGAGAAATATCATAATAATGGGGATAACAAAGACATGTGGTACCTTGATAATGGAGCCAGCAACCATATGACAGGTGATAGAAGGTATTTCTCGGAACTTGATACAACTATCACTGGGAAAGTTAAATTTGGAGATGATTCGCGGATTGACATCAAAGGAAAAGGCACCATATCATTCATAGACATGAAAGGAGAAGCAAGAAAGATGACGGACGTATACTTCATACCTAACCTGAAGAGCAATATCATTAGCCTAGGGCAAGCAACCGAGGCTGGCTGTGATATACGGTTAAGAGATGAATACCTAACTATGCATGACCGTGATGGGAAACTTCTTGTTGAAGCAAATAGAGCTAAGAATCGCTTGTACAAAGTACGAATGGGTCTTAAGACGTCCACCAAACTACACCTAACAGAGACAAGTGAATCAACTCGTTGGCATGCTAGACTGGGGCACGTGAATCACGCAACAATGAAAGCTATGGTAAGAAGAGAACTCGTTACAGGTATACCAAGCATTCATGTTTTAAAGGAAATCTGTTCATCGTGCTTACTTGGAAAGCAAGCAAGACATGCGTTCCCACAAGCAACTAGTTATAGAGCAACAAGAAGGCTCGAACTCTTGCACGGCGACTTATGTGGACCAATAACACCAAACACATTCAGTGGGAACCGGTATGTCTTTGTTGTCATCGACGATCATTCTAGATACATGTGGACTATgttgcttaaaaaaaaaatgatgcatTCGAGAAGTTCAAAAGGCTAAAAGGTGTAGTagagcaagaaacagaggaGAAGATCATAACTTTCAGGACAGATAGAGGTGGAGAGTTTGTGTCATCAGAGTTCAGGTCTTTCTGTGAAACCTCAGGTATTAAAAGACACTTCACAGCCCcatatactccacagcaaaatggagttgTGGAACGTAGGAACAGAACTTTAATGGAGATGGCACGAAGCATATTAAAACACATGCACATGCCGAATTGCTTCTGGGGTGAGGCTGTGCGACATGCAACATACCTGATCAATAGAATAGCTACACGCTCCCTAGATAACAAGACACCATATGAGGTTTATCGTGGAAGGAAACCAAATCTTTCCCACTTACGGATCTTTGGGTGTATTGGCTATGCAAAAACAGAGAAAGCTGGACTTAAGAAGTTGGATGATCGCTCGCGCATGTTAGTTCACTTGGGTACTGAACCAGGCTCCAAAGCTTACCGTATGCTAAACCCTGAGACACGAAAGATAATAGTAAGCAGGGATGTTATTTTTGATGAATCCAAAGGGTGGAACTGGAATGAAACCAGTACAGAAGGCGGTGAAGAGTTTATAGTTTCACTTGGAGATTTTGGCAACCATGGAATCAGCAGAGACGTGCAGAGAGATACAGGAGGTAGTGAGAAAGATAATGTTGAAGATGTTATAACAGAGGAGGAAGAAacgcaagaagaagaagatacgtCTGAGGTAATAGCTTTAAGAAGAAGTGATAGACAGAGCGTAAAACCCAAGTATCTCGATGACTATGTTAACCTAGAAGATTATGTGTTACTTGCGGAGGAAGAAGGAGAGATGTTACTTCTAAGTCTTAATAGCGAACCAAGAAATTTTGCAGAGGCGTGTGAGCTAAAGGAATGGATCACAGCGTGTGAGGATGAACTCCGTTCTATTGTCAAGAACGAAGTATGGAGCTTAGTACACCTTCCGAGTGGTGTAAAGCCGATTGGATTGAGATGGATATTCAAGATCAAGAGAAATTCTGACGGCTCTATCAACAAGTACAAAGCTCGTCTGGTTGCTAAAGGGTATGTACAACAACACGGAATTGACTTCGAGGAAGTATTTGCACCAGTTGCAAGATTAGAAACTATACGTCTACTCATTAGTGTGGCAGCAACAAATGGATGGGAAGTTCATCATTTGGATGTAAAAACAGCGTTCTTACACGGAGAACTAAACGAGATTGTTTATGTGACACAACCTGAGGGCTTTGAAGTTAAGGGAAGTGAAGGAAAAGTTTACAAACTTCATAAAGCTTTATATGGATTGCGGCAAGCACCAAGGGCCTGGAACAACAAATTGAATCAAATTCTTCAAGGTCTAAAGTTCAAGAAGTGTTCTAAAGAGCCAACGGTGTATAGAAGAACCGTAAACAATGAACTCTTAGTGGTTGCagtgtatgtggatgacttATTTGTCACA
The Brassica napus cultivar Da-Ae chromosome A1, Da-Ae, whole genome shotgun sequence DNA segment above includes these coding regions:
- the LOC125610159 gene encoding abscisic acid receptor PYR1-like; translation: MPSELTQEERSELTQSISEFHTYHLGPGSCSSLHAQRIHAPPEIVWSVVRQFDKPQTYKHFIKSCSVEKAFEMRVGCTRDVIVISGLPANTSTERLDVLDDERRVTGFSIIGGEHRLRNYKSVTTVHRFEKEKRIWTVVLESYVVDMPEGNSEEDTRMFADTVVKLNLQKLATVTEAMARNAGGGK